A segment of the Butyrivibrio fibrisolvens genome:
GTCATGTCCGGTCCACATGCTGCCTGTGCCGGTACCAAGTTCGAGAACTTTCATGCCTTCTTTTATCTCATAACCCTCTACAAGCCAGGGGCCAAAGCCCATCTTGTTGGTTGAATACATATTGTGGAAGTTTAATCTGATATCAAGGCTTTTGGATGATGCGTACTGAGCCTTTACTGCGTCGCGGTCGTTGCTGCTTCCCATTTTCATACTTATATGTCTCTCCTTATGCTACGTAATTAATCCTGGTAAATCAGGTGATACAAAGAAGTCTAATGTATGCCCTAAGGGCAAAGTCAAATATTAATTTTATCTATACACTCGTTAACTATCGCCTCGACATCCGCGCCTACTACATCGAGTCCAACAGCTTGGATCTTCTCGCATTTTTTTATTCCATAGAAATTCTGGGCAAGGGCCTTGATATAGCCATATCCAAATTCTTCCGGAACATATGCTCCGCCTGCTGTTGTGGCATAGTAGAGCTTATCAGCTTTGCAAAGAGGCTTGGGGTAGCCTTCGTCTGTATATTCGAAGGTTATTCCGAGTACATTGATGTGCTCGATGTACTGCTTAAGTGATGCTGGGAATGATAAGTCATAATATGGTGCGGCGATTACGATCTTATCTGCCTTCGCGAAGTTCTTGGCAAGGTCGAAATACTCGTCTGTGAAGTCGCATCTTGCTATGCAATCATCTCTATAAGCAAGGAATTTTTCATCTGTCTTAGGGAAAGAGATGTCTTCAAGTTTTACTTCTAAAACTTCGCCATCCAGCTTTTCAAGAAGTTTATCTGCAATCCTTTTAGTTCTTGAGTTTTCTTTTACGCAAGCGTTAATAAGTAGAATCATTATGCACCTCCGTCAGCAAAAACATATATACATCATCGATTTTCTAATATACATTTTATGAATATTATTAAAGCCGTTAGAACCATTGATATCGCCCATATAGCACTTAATGTTCCAACTAACGTAGTCTTTCCAAATCCCGCGAAGATTGTAGAAAGAAGTGAATATATTCCTGTCTGCAAAGTATATAAAGTTACCATATATGCAGTATCCCTATATATAAGCGCTTCTCTTCCGGGCTTAGGTTTTACTGGTAAGCTCCATAACGACAGCGGAAATATGTGAACTGCTGCCAAAAGAATTAGTATACATGGTATAAAAATCACCGGCATAATTATTATAGTTCCTA
Coding sequences within it:
- a CDS encoding NAD(P)H-dependent oxidoreductase, which produces MILLINACVKENSRTKRIADKLLEKLDGEVLEVKLEDISFPKTDEKFLAYRDDCIARCDFTDEYFDLAKNFAKADKIVIAAPYYDLSFPASLKQYIEHINVLGITFEYTDEGYPKPLCKADKLYYATTAGGAYVPEEFGYGYIKALAQNFYGIKKCEKIQAVGLDVVGADVEAIVNECIDKINI
- a CDS encoding DUF1648 domain-containing protein; this encodes MKPFLTIHHLIQELIGVIGEAISLIVAIVMIFTIKEPVPVHYDIAGNVDRYGSIGTIIIMPVIFIPCILILLAAVHIFPLSLWSLPVKPKPGREALIYRDTAYMVTLYTLQTGIYSLLSTIFAGFGKTTLVGTLSAIWAISMVLTALIIFIKCILENR